From the Borreliella afzelii genome, the window GCAATAAAGATAAAAAATTCATTATAACCTTTTTTTTCAGTATAAAATTTTGAAAGGGTTAAAATAATAATAACTTTACCCAATTCAGAAGGTTGTCCTCCAAGTTTCCATATACCAATCCAAGACCTTGCTCCGTTTACAGTAGTTCCAAAAAATGCAGTAAAAATTAAAGCCAATATTAATAAAAAATATAAAGGATATATTATACTATAAACAAATTTTAAATCATATTTACCCACTATAAAAATTAGAAAAAATCCAATAATTACCCAAAAGGTTTGTTTTATATATTCATTCTTAGTTAAAGACCCACTAATATTATAATCACTAGAATAAATCAATAATATACCAACAAAAGAAACTATAAGTAAGCTTATCAAAGCTAAATAATCATAATTTTTTCTAAAAACCATTAATTTACCTAAGATACCATGGCTTATACCCTTTAAGAATATCCTCATAACTTTGATTTGCAAAAATACCTTGCATTATTAAATCTGTAGATTTTGCAGGCCACCAATCTACATTGCTCTTTGCTTCAACCAAACTAAAAACAATAATTTGATTGTCAGCTGAACCGTTATAAGGAGCAAGTCCAATAAAAGAACTATTTTCAAAACCATCTATACCGGTTTGACCAGTACCTGTTTTACCCCCAACCTTAACAGCTTTCGTAAGAACCGCATATCTTGCTGTACCATAAGTTACAACACTTCTCATATATTTTTTTAGAAGCTTAAATGTGTTCTTACTAATAAGATTTGTTTTTCTTAATATTTCTGGCTTATTCTCAAGAATAACTTCATTCGTACCGCCCTTTAAAATTTTATTTACAATTCTGGGCTTATATACAACACCTTCGTTTGCAATCATAGCAACCATATTAACAATCTGCATAGGAGTGGCATTTAAAAATCCTTGACCTATTGAAAAATTTACAGTATCTCCTCCTACCCAAGACTGATTAAAAGTTTTTTCTTTCCACTCAGGACTAGGAAGAAGACCAGATACTTCATTTGGTAAATCAATTCCTGTTTTTTCTCCAAACCCAAATTCTTTTGCATATTTTCTAATTCTATCAACCCCAAGATACTTAAGTCCAAGCGTATAAAAATAAACATTAGAAGAATGTGCAATCGCTTCCTCTAAATTAACATACCCATGACCCCCAGGCTTCCAACAATGAAAAATTCTATTTCCAACTTTAAAATATCCAGGACAATAAATTTTACGATCTTTATCTATAACTCTCTCCTCAAGAATAGCAGCAGCAACAACCAATTTAAAAATAGATGCTGGTGGATAAACAGATTGAATTGCTTTATTTAAAAAAGAGTAATCTTCTTTATTATATTTATTATAAACATCTCTCATAGAATAATAAGGATAATTATGAAGAGCAAGAACAGCGCCTGTTGATGGCTTTAATACCACAATAGAACCATACCTTTTGCCTAAAGCATTCTTAGCAAGATCTTGAATATCTTTATTAATATTAAGTACAACATTATTACCTGGCACCATATTCTTTATAATAGAACCGTCGTCTATTCTTCTCTCCTTGGAATCCACTTTGTATTTAATTAAACCCTCTTGCCCTCTAATATAATTATCATAAACTTGTTCAATGCCTAACTTTCCAATCGTAGAAGTATTATCATACCCACTAACATTATAAAAAGTTCTAAGCTCTCTTTGATTTATTTGTCCAACATAGCCGATTGAATGCGAATATGAATCGTCAACTAAATAATTACGCTTAAAAGAATAGGTCCATAAAAGAGCAGGATAATAAAACTTTTTTTCAGAAATTTTAAATAACATCTTTGGGGTAAGTTCCATTATTTCAACATCTTTGAGATATCCACCAGGCTCTTGAAGTTTAGATAAAATAATTGATTTATCAATATCTAGAGTGCTTGATAAAAAGTCTATCATCTCAATTCTAGTAGCCACCGGCATATTATAATACTGCTGCAAACTTATCTTTAAAATAAACATAGTTAAATTATTTGCCAAAATATTGTAATTAGAATCTAAAATCTCGCCCCTTGAAGCATTGATTTTTTCCAATCTTGATAAAAAAACATTGGCTTCTCTATCGTAAAACAAATGCTTACCAATTTGCATTTGAAATAAAATTGCTAGATAAAGCACCATAATTACTATTAAAAATAATATGCCAAACTTGTATCTAAAATTTGTTATAACACCCACTAATAATCCTCTTTAAAAGAATGAAAATTTTTAGTAAAATAATTTTGAATTGGATATAAAAAGTTGATAAACATTATATTTACAACGAGGTCAAGGTTAAAAATTGAATAATTAAAAGATTTTAAATCTATAAAATCATAAAATACAATAGCCAAAAACCATAATATAACTTTTGAAAAAATAAAAAATATTGTCATGCTAAGCATATTTTTAGGCATTAATAACTTTATTTTATTGTTAAAATAAAATATTATTGTATACCCAAAAACAAAAAACCCAAGTGGCAATCCTGTAAAATAATCCATAAGAAGACCATATGAAATACTAGATAATAGGCCCACATTAAAAATAAAATTTAAAGAATTAAAAACTAGAAAAATTAAAAAAATATCTATTGAAAAATAAAAATAAGTTGCAAAATAATGTTGAAAAATTTTACCTAAAAATGCGCTAGAAATAAAATATGAAAAAAATGCTGCCATTATTCACTAATCTCTTTATTGTTTTTAACAAGAAAAACATACTCAAGTTTATCTAAAACTATCGCCGGCTCTACTTCTATTTTTAAAAGAGAATTATAATCAAGAATATGAAAATTTGTAATCTTTCCAATATAAATGCCAACCGGATATTCACTAAATCCAGCAGTAACAATAGAATCGCCTATCTTCAAATCTTTTTCAGCAAGTCTATTAACATAATTCATTTCAAGTTTTTTACCATAACCATTGCCTTCTATAAGACCTATAAACCTACTACTTTGAATCCTTGCAGACACAAAATTTTCATAATTAGTCAAAGGTAAAATTTTAGCAGTATTAGAATAAACCTTTACAACTTTGCCTACAAGACCACTAAATCCATCTTGATATGCAACCGCTATCATATCCTTTTCTATCCCGTCATTAAATCCTTTATTAATAGCCATTAATGTCGATATATTTGAATAATTCAGATATATAATCTCTGCTGAAATAAAATCGCTAGAACTTGATGAATAAAAATTTAATTGCTCTTTAAGACGAACATTCTCTTGCCTTAGTGACTGTATATTCTGAGTTACTATTTCAAGCTGTTGTATCCTTTTTTTATAAAATTCTATCTTGTCCTTATAATTCTTATATTCATTTACAGTTTTAAAAACATTGGAAATAAAACTAAAAATCCCATGCATTCTACTTTGAATATAAGAATTAAGAGTAAAAAACAAAAAATTATCAGGTTTTCTCCTTTGAATACTGCTTGAATCATAAATCATAAAAACAAGAGAAACTATCAATACTAAAAGTACCTTGATAAAATTCTTGAATTTGACAAGAAAATTCATAACTTATTCATTGATAAAACTGTAAATATTCTTACTAATATCTATTCTATTAGCATAATCATAAAATAACCCAGCACCAACAGCCACAGAGAGAAGCGGATTGTCTGCAACATAAACAGGAACTCCGGTCTCTTTTGAAAGGAGCCTATTTAAACCTTTAAGAAGAGCTCCTCCTCCTGTCAAAATGATACCGCGCTCAACAATGTCTGTAGCAAGCTCTGGTGGCGTTGCACCAAGAGTGCGCTTAACTTCATCCACAACAATATTAATGGGCTCTTGTAAAGACTCTCTTACTTCCATAGAATCAACAAGTTGCTTTCTAGGAAGACCAGTTACAGCATCTGTACCCTTAATATCTATTTTTTCTACCCTCAAATTTTGAATATCAGGATATACATTTCCTATCTTAATTTTTAATTTTTCTGCTGTTTGTTGACCAATTATAATATTATGAGAATTTCTCATATACTTTATTATGCTCTCATCAAATTCATCACCACCAGTTCTAATAGCTCTACTTACAACCATACCGCCAAGAGAAATAACCGATATTTCTGTAGTTCCACCTCCAATGTCACACACCATGTGTCCTGTAGGTTCAAAAATAGGAATATCAGATCCAATAGCAGCTGCAAGAGATTCTTCTATTACCTTAACTTCTCTTGCACCAGCATTCATTGCGCTCTCTTTTACAGCTCTTCGTTCGACCTCTGTAATGCAAGTTGGAACACCTATTACCATTCTTGGCTTAAAAAACAATTTTTTACGAGAAAAAATTTGATTAATAAAATATTTAATCATCTTCTCCGTATTCTCAATATCAGCAATAACTCCATCTCTAAGCGGGCGCACAGCTTTAATATTTTCTGGGGTTTTCCAAAGCATTTTTTTAGCATTTCGACCAACCGCAACAACTTTATTACCTTTAGTAATATCTATTGCAACAACAGAAGGCTCACTCATAACCACACCATAATCTTTAATATAAACTAACGTATTACATGTTCCAAGATCAATACCAATATCTATCAAAAAAGACTTAAACAAATTCAAATCAACCTCCCTAAAAATCTTCCAAAGTAATTCCAAGCCTCTCTCTTGCTGCTTCTAAATAAGGATTAAGATTGAGAGCTTCTCTCCAGTATTTCCTAGCCTTAGGATAATCTTTATCTTTCTTCCTATATATATCTCCTATTTTAACATAAACGTTAGAATTTGAACTATTAATTTCTAGAACTTTGTTATAGTAATTAAAAGCATTGTCATAGTCACCTTTATCTAATAGAATGTCTCCATAAAGCAAATATACCTTTTGAATTAAATTTTCATCCGTTTTCTCACCCTTTGACAATTTCCCTTTCTCTTCCTCTATTATTTTTTTTATATACTCGACGCTTTTGTTTATATCATTCAGCTTATAATTAACATAAGCCAAACTCCAAAGAACTAAATCAGATTTATTTTCATTATAAGCTTTTTCAAAAAACTTCAAACTAGACTTGTAATCCTTTAAAAGTTGATACGAATACCCCAAATATTCAAAAATATCTTCTTTAATGTTCATGAAATCAAAATTATCAACACTTAAAGCCTTCTTTAAGAATTTTACAGCAAGTTCACTATAAAACTCTCCTTTATGAGAATATGCCTTTCCTAATATATAATACAAAGGGCCTATAGAGACTCCATTATTTATAGAAATTAAAAATCTTAATCTTTCTATGCATTTATCTAAAAATTCTCCTTTTAAATATCCTTCATTTACTATTAAAGAATAATAAAAATACGAAAATCCCAAAAGCAAATTTAAATTAAAATCAAATCTATGATTTTTAATATCATTCTCAGCATAATCTATTATTTCTTTATATTCTTTTTTATCCCACAGCAAAAGCAAATCAACCTGTGTTGGCCCTGCTTTTAAATAAGAATTAGAAAAAGATTTAAAATATGACAAAATATAATAAATTAAAAAAATAAAAATGAAAATCATAAATGAATAAAAAATATATCTTAAATATCTTATTTCCATTTAAAACTCTCTTTTAGGTTTATGAAATTAAGCTGACACCCATAAGCCGAGTTCTGTACTATGCCATCATCTCTCTTGTTTTTTTATCGCTAAAAAAATCATGCGATCCACCCGTAAGCATATCCTCAAGAACAAAGAAAGCTTACATACTTGATCTTGCTCCTAATGAGGTTTATCTTGCCTGTATTTATTGCTAAATAAGCGGTGAGCTCTTACCCCACCTTTTCACCCTTACCTTTTATGGCGGTAATTTTCTGCGACACTTTCTTAGGTTTAAAACCCCTAGGCATTACCTAGCATTATGTTCTTATTGGAGCTCGGACTTTCCTCTTAAGCTTTAATTATTATAAAACTAAGCGATGGCTGACTGTCAGCTTAAATAAAAAGTATCAAATTAACAAATTTTATTCAACAAGATCTGCCAAACTACCAGGAATTATTTCATCACTTATTCGAATTTTATCCTGATAATAGAGTATTCTACTGCAATAAGGACAAAATTTAATATCGTTGGGCTCACGTCTTACTTTATTTGCAAATTCAATAGGAAGTATCATATGACAACCTTTGCAAACATTATTAATTAAAGGCACAACTCCGTTTGATTTATTTCTTATTATTCTTTGAAATTTAAATAAAAAATCTTCATTCATTTTAGAAGCGCAATTTAACTCTTCACTTTCTATTTCTAAAAGTTTCTTTTTAATTTCTAAAAGCTCTAACTCCAAACTATTGCTTTCAGACTTAAAACATTCTTCTTCTTTACTATGCTTCTCGTTGACATCTAATATTTCCTTTTCTATTTTAGTTTTAAGTCCATTAACATGTGTCATCTTTTTTCTAATTGTAACTTCATCGTCAATAATAACCTGAAGTTCTTTTTCAAGAGCCTCATATTCTCTTTGCGTTTTAATGCTATCAATTTTTTCTTCTGCCTTGCTCTTTCTTGAATTAATATCTTGAATATCTAACTTTAAAGCAGAGTCTTCTTTTTGATATTCCTTAAACTTTTGTTGCAAATCAATAAGAACTTTAGATAATTCTTCAATCTGAATTTTTTTCATCTCTAAATACTTAGGAATACTTTTTCGCCTTTCCTCAAGCTCAAATTTAGACTTATATATAACTTCAAGTTTTTTTAATGTATCAATATTATTCTCCATCAATCCTCCATTGTTCAATTTAAATCTTCAAGATAATCTTTTAATTTTTGAGTTTTTTTAGGATTTTTAAGCCGCCTTAATGCCTTAGATTCAATTTGCCTAATTCTTTCTCTTGTAACATTAAAATGAAGCCCGACCTCTTCAAGAGTTAAAGAATAACCATCTTCAAGCCCAAATCTCATTTTCACAACTTCTTGCTCTCTTTCAGGAAGAGTTCCAAGAATTGCTCTTATTTGATCTTGCAAAACTACAAAGGATGTGTGATTTGCAGGATTTTTTATTGCCTTATCCTCAATAAAATCACTAAGAACAGAATCTTCCTCTTCCCCAATTGGTGTTTCAAGAGAAACTGGCTCTCTTGAAACACTTTTTACAGTTTTAACCTTTTTAAGCTCCCATCCAAGTCTATCTGAGAGCTCTTCATCTGTGGGATCTTTCCCCAAAACTTGAACCAAATATCTGGTTTCTCTATTAAGCCTATTTATTTGTTCAATCATATGTACAGGAACTCTAATTGTGCGAGCTTGATCGGAAATAGATCTTGTTATGGCCTGCCTAATCCACCAAGTAGCATAAGTTGAAAACTTAAAACCTCTCTTATATTCAAACTTTTCAACAGCTTTAATTAATCCAATATTACCTTCTTGAACAAGGTCAAAAAAATGAAGTCCTCTATTTGCATATTTTTTGGCAATGCTTACAACAAGCCTTAAATTAGCCTTAATCAACTGATCTTTAGCATGTTGCATCATTTGTTTCCCTTTGGCAATCTCTTCTGACATACTTATTATTTTATCCATTGGATATTCATAATACATTTCAATTCTCTCAAGTTCTTTTTGAGCAAGCTGAGCTTCTGTAATTTGCTCTTTAATAGCATCTTCTTTTAGTTTAAGAGATTTTTCTATCTCTATCTTTTTTTCAGCAATAGTCAAATCTCTTCCAAGCACCCTTAAATCTCTTATTTTTTCAATTTTTAACCTGCTTAGAATTATTCTTTGTTGTCTTTGCAAATCCTTTATTTTGTTAGCAGAGTCAATATAATCATCTGAAAAAATCCTTAGCTCATCTTGATATAAAGGAATGTCTCGTAAAAGCTCTTTTAAGGCTAATCTTTCCTTTTTTAAATTCTTTTCAAAAATATCACCCCCAAGCTCATACACCCTATGCTTATTATCTACATAACTTATTAAACGATCTTGGACTGGTTTTAAAGGAATTTTGTAAAAAGAGGCAATTCTTTTTTTTTTATTATAATAATCAGGGTTACTCTCTTTATCCCTATCTTTTTCTCTTTTAAAAAATTCTTCCCTTTCCATTCTTGAATAAATAGTATTAACAAGATTATAATAGTTTTCTATAACAAGTCCCTCATTTTTAAGAATATTCTCAATTATACTCTCCCCAGAATCCATTTGCTTTGCAAGTTCAACCTCTTGATTTCCTGTTAATAAGAACTCTTTTCCTATTTCCTTTAAATAAAGCTTTATTGGATCTTCTGAGTGACTATCTTTTAAAACATTACTTTTAATATACCCTGAACCCAAATCATCCTTAATAGAAATGCCTTCTTCATCACAATCATCAAGCTTGACATCAATATCAACATCCTCTTCATCACTTTGAAAACCATCATCTAAGACCATAAAGCTTCTATCAGATGCAATCTCCACTTCTTCCTCTTCATCATTTCCATCTTCGGTGCCAACCAGATCTAATTCTGAAATTTTATTAACCAACCTTATTCCTCTATCCTCAAGTACTGAGCAAATACAATCAAGGATCTCTGGTTCTAATATGTCATCGGGAAGTAAATTTGATAATTCACTAAAACTAAGAGATTTTCTATCTCCTACATGAGTAATAATACTCTCTATTAGCTTCGAATATTTCTTTTCCAAATCCGACAAAACTTAACTCCCTGGAACATCGTCTATGTAGATTTTTAAATTTTTTCTCTGCATATTTAAAAACATTAACTCATTTATTTGGATCTTAGCATTTACCAAAGAGTCCTCAACACATCTTTTTTTACAAAGTAAAACACGAGAATCTAATTTTCTTCTCTTGATTGCAAGTAAAACATGCACAAGCGTCTCATCATCCACTTCAAATTCAGAATTTAAGATTTCTTCAAAAAAAAACTCACTAATTTTATAGTTATCCTTTAAATTTCTTTTTAAATCCATTAATGAAAAATCTTCATTATTTTCAAATAAATTTTCAAAGCACATAAAAATTTTTCTGGCATCGACGTCAATTAAATCACTATCAATAATATTGCGCCTTATTATACTAAAATAACTAAAATTTTTCAACAAAGCTACTATTAGATACCTCTCATAAGAATCATCATTATGAGCATACAAATTTCTTTTATTATTGTCAACTGCAAATCTTTCTTTTATCCTATAATAATCTTTTAATAAAGTTGTCACACCAATACCAAGTTTATTACTTAACTTGTCTAAAAAAATATTTTTCTGGGTATCTACTTTTGATAAATTTATCAAGTTTAAAAATAAATTAATCATTGCATTTAAATCTACAGTTTTATTTAAATCATATTTATTAGAATAAACATCTAAAAGATAGTCAAAAACATCGCATCTATTATTTAAAATTTCCTGCAAAGAGCTTTCACCTTCACTTTTAAGAACATCTGCAGGATCACGACCAAAATCCATTTTAACAACACTAACATTAATATTAAATGGCAAACAAATTTGATAAGCTTTTAAAGTTGCAGAAAGTCCAGCATCATCGCCATCAAAAGAAAATATTATCTCATCAGCATATCTTTGAATCAAAACCAGATGTTCTTTTGAAAAAGAAGTACCAAGAGTAGATACTGCTCTTTTAATCCCAGATGTAAAAAAAGCAAGAACATCTATATATCCTTCTACTAATATGACTGACTTTGTAGATTTAATCTCATCAAGCCCCTCATAAAATCCATAAAGAAGCTCCTTTTTTTTAAAAACTTCAGTTTCACTTAAATTAATATACTTAGAACCTTTTCCATCTAAATCTCGACCCCCAAAACCAACAACGTTTCCTTTAAAATCTTTAATTGGAAAAATTAACCTTTGAGATAAAATAGAAGCTTTGGGGTTTATTTTTGAAAATAAACCACTTTTTTTCAATATTTCAGAAGAATATCCTTTTGAAACTAAAAAGCCATGAAGCTCTAAACCATCTTTAACATTAAGCGGTAAATAACC encodes:
- a CDS encoding zinc ribbon domain-containing protein, which translates into the protein MENNIDTLKKLEVIYKSKFELEERRKSIPKYLEMKKIQIEELSKVLIDLQQKFKEYQKEDSALKLDIQDINSRKSKAEEKIDSIKTQREYEALEKELQVIIDDEVTIRKKMTHVNGLKTKIEKEILDVNEKHSKEEECFKSESNSLELELLEIKKKLLEIESEELNCASKMNEDFLFKFQRIIRNKSNGVVPLINNVCKGCHMILPIEFANKVRREPNDIKFCPYCSRILYYQDKIRISDEIIPGSLADLVE
- the rpoD gene encoding RNA polymerase sigma factor RpoD: MSDLEKKYSKLIESIITHVGDRKSLSFSELSNLLPDDILEPEILDCICSVLEDRGIRLVNKISELDLVGTEDGNDEEEEVEIASDRSFMVLDDGFQSDEEDVDIDVKLDDCDEEGISIKDDLGSGYIKSNVLKDSHSEDPIKLYLKEIGKEFLLTGNQEVELAKQMDSGESIIENILKNEGLVIENYYNLVNTIYSRMEREEFFKREKDRDKESNPDYYNKKKRIASFYKIPLKPVQDRLISYVDNKHRVYELGGDIFEKNLKKERLALKELLRDIPLYQDELRIFSDDYIDSANKIKDLQRQQRIILSRLKIEKIRDLRVLGRDLTIAEKKIEIEKSLKLKEDAIKEQITEAQLAQKELERIEMYYEYPMDKIISMSEEIAKGKQMMQHAKDQLIKANLRLVVSIAKKYANRGLHFFDLVQEGNIGLIKAVEKFEYKRGFKFSTYATWWIRQAITRSISDQARTIRVPVHMIEQINRLNRETRYLVQVLGKDPTDEELSDRLGWELKKVKTVKSVSREPVSLETPIGEEEDSVLSDFIEDKAIKNPANHTSFVVLQDQIRAILGTLPEREQEVVKMRFGLEDGYSLTLEEVGLHFNVTRERIRQIESKALRRLKNPKKTQKLKDYLEDLN
- the mrdA gene encoding penicillin-binding protein 2 translates to MGVITNFRYKFGILFLIVIMVLYLAILFQMQIGKHLFYDREANVFLSRLEKINASRGEILDSNYNILANNLTMFILKISLQQYYNMPVATRIEMIDFLSSTLDIDKSIILSKLQEPGGYLKDVEIMELTPKMLFKISEKKFYYPALLWTYSFKRNYLVDDSYSHSIGYVGQINQRELRTFYNVSGYDNTSTIGKLGIEQVYDNYIRGQEGLIKYKVDSKERRIDDGSIIKNMVPGNNVVLNINKDIQDLAKNALGKRYGSIVVLKPSTGAVLALHNYPYYSMRDVYNKYNKEDYSFLNKAIQSVYPPASIFKLVVAAAILEERVIDKDRKIYCPGYFKVGNRIFHCWKPGGHGYVNLEEAIAHSSNVYFYTLGLKYLGVDRIRKYAKEFGFGEKTGIDLPNEVSGLLPSPEWKEKTFNQSWVGGDTVNFSIGQGFLNATPMQIVNMVAMIANEGVVYKPRIVNKILKGGTNEVILENKPEILRKTNLISKNTFKLLKKYMRSVVTYGTARYAVLTKAVKVGGKTGTGQTGIDGFENSSFIGLAPYNGSADNQIIVFSLVEAKSNVDWWPAKSTDLIMQGIFANQSYEDILKGYKPWYLR
- a CDS encoding tetratricopeptide repeat protein; protein product: MEIRYLRYIFYSFMIFIFIFLIYYILSYFKSFSNSYLKAGPTQVDLLLLWDKKEYKEIIDYAENDIKNHRFDFNLNLLLGFSYFYYSLIVNEGYLKGEFLDKCIERLRFLISINNGVSIGPLYYILGKAYSHKGEFYSELAVKFLKKALSVDNFDFMNIKEDIFEYLGYSYQLLKDYKSSLKFFEKAYNENKSDLVLWSLAYVNYKLNDINKSVEYIKKIIEEEKGKLSKGEKTDENLIQKVYLLYGDILLDKGDYDNAFNYYNKVLEINSSNSNVYVKIGDIYRKKDKDYPKARKYWREALNLNPYLEAARERLGITLEDF
- the mreC gene encoding rod shape-determining protein MreC, which translates into the protein MNFLVKFKNFIKVLLVLIVSLVFMIYDSSSIQRRKPDNFLFFTLNSYIQSRMHGIFSFISNVFKTVNEYKNYKDKIEFYKKRIQQLEIVTQNIQSLRQENVRLKEQLNFYSSSSSDFISAEIIYLNYSNISTLMAINKGFNDGIEKDMIAVAYQDGFSGLVGKVVKVYSNTAKILPLTNYENFVSARIQSSRFIGLIEGNGYGKKLEMNYVNRLAEKDLKIGDSIVTAGFSEYPVGIYIGKITNFHILDYNSLLKIEVEPAIVLDKLEYVFLVKNNKEISE
- the dnaG gene encoding DNA primase is translated as MEYLQTTSSIKAKFDIVAIVEQYIKLVKSGSTYKGLCPFHAEKTPSFFVNPLQGYFYCFGCKKSGDVIGFLMDMEKINYNDALKILCEKFGVYYDDLKISRESVKKNENKDIVSKIYSLNSRLINTIKFFLNKNKKALDYVLKSRAISKEVVDLFELGYLPLNVKDGLELHGFLVSKGYSSEILKKSGLFSKINPKASILSQRLIFPIKDFKGNVVGFGGRDLDGKGSKYINLSETEVFKKKELLYGFYEGLDEIKSTKSVILVEGYIDVLAFFTSGIKRAVSTLGTSFSKEHLVLIQRYADEIIFSFDGDDAGLSATLKAYQICLPFNINVSVVKMDFGRDPADVLKSEGESSLQEILNNRCDVFDYLLDVYSNKYDLNKTVDLNAMINLFLNLINLSKVDTQKNIFLDKLSNKLGIGVTTLLKDYYRIKERFAVDNNKRNLYAHNDDSYERYLIVALLKNFSYFSIIRRNIIDSDLIDVDARKIFMCFENLFENNEDFSLMDLKRNLKDNYKISEFFFEEILNSEFEVDDETLVHVLLAIKRRKLDSRVLLCKKRCVEDSLVNAKIQINELMFLNMQRKNLKIYIDDVPGS
- a CDS encoding rod shape-determining protein, which encodes MNLFKSFLIDIGIDLGTCNTLVYIKDYGVVMSEPSVVAIDITKGNKVVAVGRNAKKMLWKTPENIKAVRPLRDGVIADIENTEKMIKYFINQIFSRKKLFFKPRMVIGVPTCITEVERRAVKESAMNAGAREVKVIEESLAAAIGSDIPIFEPTGHMVCDIGGGTTEISVISLGGMVVSRAIRTGGDEFDESIIKYMRNSHNIIIGQQTAEKLKIKIGNVYPDIQNLRVEKIDIKGTDAVTGLPRKQLVDSMEVRESLQEPINIVVDEVKRTLGATPPELATDIVERGIILTGGGALLKGLNRLLSKETGVPVYVADNPLLSVAVGAGLFYDYANRIDISKNIYSFINE